CGCCGACGCTTACGGGATTGATGTCCTCCCGCTGTCCCAACTCGGGTGCTCGCCCACGGTGCTCGCCCACTTCCAGTCCGCCAGGCAGTCGGTGTTCTCGGGGGCGCTGGTGCCCCTCAGTGATGGCAGCACGGTGATCGTGGAGAACGACACGCACGCACCCGAGCGGCGCGTGTCCACTGCGAGCCACGAGATGGCCCACGTGATCCTCGAGCATCCCTTCACCGCCACGCTCATGGACGGGAAGGGCTGCCGCATCTCCGAGCCGGCACACGAGGCGGAGGCTGCAGAGCTCGGTGGTGAGTTGCTGATCCCAACGGACGCCGCACGGCGGCTCGCCTACCTCAACGTCGCTGATGTCGATGTGGCGCGTAGGTTCGGTGTGAGCGTCGAGATGGCGAGGTGGCGGATGACCGCGACCGGCGCGCGCAAGGTGGCAGCCCGTGCGCGTGCGAAGCGAGCAGGTCAGCGAGCGCGGTAGGAATCGCTTGGAAGAGGCCGTGGCCTGTGTTTGTCTGCGGGTGGCACGGAGGACGCAGGTGAGTCGATAAGCCTCGGCACCTGCATCAGCGGTATCACCGGTAGCCGCTCCATCGCCTGCCAGGTCGCCTCGCTGAACAGATGCCCGTACAGGTCCATCGTCATCGTCGCCGTCGAGTGCCCGAGGATCACCTGCACCGCCTTGGAGCCTGACCCGGTTTCCCGGACAGTTCGGGTTGGTTGATCATGCCGCCGCGGTAGCGGTGGTGTGTGTCGACGACGCCTGAAGACTGATCAGGGATCGACGGCTGAAATCTGACCAGGCTGCCGTGATCCTGAGGAGGGTGATCGGTGTGGAGGACTGGGCAGAGGTCCGTCGGCTGCGTCGCGTCGAGGGCAAGTCGATCTCGGCGATCGCGCGTGACCTCGGGATCGCGCGGAACACCGTGAAGAAGGCGCTGGCCAGCGACCGGCCGCCGAAGTACGAACGCCCGGCGAAGGGCTCGCTGGTCGACGCGGTCGAGCCGCAGATCCGCGAGTTGTTGGCGTCGTGCCCGAGCATGCCTGCGACGGTGATCGCGCAGCGGATCGTCTGGGAGCACTCGTTGACGATCTTGAAGGACCGGGTGCGGGTGCTGCGCCCGTACTACCTGCCCCCGGATCCGGCGTCGCGCACGACCTACGAGCCGGGGCACCGGTTGCAGTGCGACCTGTGGTTCCCGCCGGTCGACGTGCCGCTCGGGGCGGGGCAGGTCGGGTCCCCGCCGGTGCTGGTGATGGTGGCGGGCTACTCACGGATGATGTTCGCGCTCATGCTGCCCTCGCGGCAGGCCCCGGACTTGATCGCCGGGCACTGGGCGCTGCTGACGTCGATGGGCGCGGTGGCTCGTGAGCTGGTCTGGGACAACGAGGCCGCGGTCGGGTCCTGGCGGGCCGGCAGACCGAAGCTGACCGAGGAGTTCGAGGCGTTCCGCGGGGTCCTGGGCATCGGGGTCCACCAGTGCCGCCCGCGCGATCCGGAAGCCAAGGGGCTGGTCGAGCGCGCGAACGGCTACTTGGAGACCTCGTTCCTGCCCGGGCGGGTGTTCACCAGCCCCGAGGACTTCAACGCCCAGCTCGCTGACTGGCTGCCGGTCGCGAACGCCCGCCAGCACCGCGCTCTGGGTTGCCGGCCGTTGGACCGGTGGGCGGCCGACCGGGACGCGATGCTCACCTTGCCGCCGGTCACCCCGCAGCTCGGATCACGCGCGCGGGTCCGGTTGCCGCGTGACCACTACGTCAGAGTCGGGTCGAATGACTACTCGGTCGACCCGGTCGCGGTCGGCCGGTTCGTCGAGGTCGTCGCCGACCTTGAGCAGGTCACCGTGCGCCTGGGCGCGAAGGTCGTCGCGTCGCATCAGCGGTGCTGGGCGCGGTGGCAGACGGTCACCGACCCCACCCACAAGGCCGCCGCCCTGGCGCTGTCCCACGCGGCCGCGCACCGCGCGCCGGCGACGGACCTCGACGAGGTCGAGCAGCGTGACCTGGGCGCCTACGACGCCGCGTTCGGCCTGACCGAGGTCGCCTGATGCCCGCCACGAGGGCCCCGGCCCGGGACGTGACCAGCGAGCTCGCGTTCTTGACCCGCGCGCTGAAGGCCCCGACGCTGCGCGAGGCGGTCGAGCGGCTCGCCGAACGCGCCCGCGCGGAGTCCTGGACCCACGAGGAGTTCCTCGCGGCCTGCCTGCAACGCGAGGTCGCCGCCCGCGAGACCCACGGCGGCGAAGGACGCATCCGCGCCGCCCGGTTCCCCGCCCGCAAGTCCCTGGAGGACTTCGACTTCGAGCACGCCCGCGGCCTGGCCCGCGACCAGATCGCCCACCTGGGGACCTTGGACTTCGTGACCGCCCGCGAGAACGTCGTCTTCCTCGGCCCGCCCGGCACCGGCAAGACCCACCTGGCCACCGGGATCGCGATCCGCGCCTGCCAGGCCGGGCACCGGGTCCTGTTCGCGACCGCCTCACAGTGGGTCGACCGCCTGGCGACCGCGCACCACGACGGGCGCCTGCAAGACGAGCTACGCCGCCTGGGCCGCTACCCGCTGCTCGTGATCGACGAGGTCGGCTACATCCCCTTCGAACCCGAGGCCGCGAACCTGTTCTTCCAGCTCGTCTCAGCCCGCTACGAACGCGCCTCCCTGATCGTCACCTCGAACAAGCCGTTCGGCCGCTGGGGCGAGGTCTTCGGCGACGACACCGTCGCCGCCGCGATGATCGACCGCCTCGTCCACCACGCCGACGTCATCGCCCTCAAAGGCGACTCCTACCGACTCAAGAACCGCGACCTCGGCCGCCCACCCGCGGCCAGCACAGACTGACGACAACCAAGGCAGGGTGGTCAACTTTCAGACGTCGATCCCTGATCAGGATTCAGCCGTCGTTGACAGTGTGAAGGTCCTCGAAGTCGTTCGGGGACCGGTAGCCGAGGCCGGAGTGGCGCCGGTGGGGGTTGTAGAAGCCTTCGATCCACTCGAAGATCGCCGCGGCGAGCTCCTCGCGGCTGGCCCAGGTGCGCCGGTCCAGGAGCTCGCGCTGCATGGTCGACCAGAACGACTCCATCATCGTGTTGTCCACGCTCGAGGCGACCCGGCCCATGGACCCGAGCAGGCCGGCCGAGCGCAGCCGGTGCCCGAAGATCCACGAGGTGTGGGCTCCGCGGTCCGCGTGGACGATCACGCCCGGCGCGGGCTGGCGGGTCCAGATGGCCATCTGCAGGGCGTCGACGACCAGCTCGGAGCGCATGTGGTCCGCGATCGACCACCCCACGACCTTGCGGGTGAACACGTCCAGGACCGCGGCGCAGTAGACCTTCCCGGTGTTCGTGGGGTGCTCGGTGATGTCGGTGCACCACAACCGGTCCGGGCTGTCGGCGGTGAAGCGCCGGCGGACCAGGTCCTCGTGCGGTGCAGGCAGCGGCCGCTGTCCACGACGTTTGCGCCGGTGACACACCCCGGCCAGGCCCGCGGAGCGCATCAGCCGGGCCACGCGCTTGCGCCCGCTGGCCAGACCCAGACCGAGCCGC
The sequence above is a segment of the Cellulomonas palmilytica genome. Coding sequences within it:
- a CDS encoding ImmA/IrrE family metallo-endopeptidase, which gives rise to MNKAGLKRLALEVREEIGLGPHDPLDPLQLADAYGIDVLPLSQLGCSPTVLAHFQSARQSVFSGALVPLSDGSTVIVENDTHAPERRVSTASHEMAHVILEHPFTATLMDGKGCRISEPAHEAEAAELGGELLIPTDAARRLAYLNVADVDVARRFGVSVEMARWRMTATGARKVAARARAKRAGQRAR
- the istA gene encoding IS21 family transposase, which encodes MIGVEDWAEVRRLRRVEGKSISAIARDLGIARNTVKKALASDRPPKYERPAKGSLVDAVEPQIRELLASCPSMPATVIAQRIVWEHSLTILKDRVRVLRPYYLPPDPASRTTYEPGHRLQCDLWFPPVDVPLGAGQVGSPPVLVMVAGYSRMMFALMLPSRQAPDLIAGHWALLTSMGAVARELVWDNEAAVGSWRAGRPKLTEEFEAFRGVLGIGVHQCRPRDPEAKGLVERANGYLETSFLPGRVFTSPEDFNAQLADWLPVANARQHRALGCRPLDRWAADRDAMLTLPPVTPQLGSRARVRLPRDHYVRVGSNDYSVDPVAVGRFVEVVADLEQVTVRLGAKVVASHQRCWARWQTVTDPTHKAAALALSHAAAHRAPATDLDEVEQRDLGAYDAAFGLTEVA
- the istB gene encoding IS21-like element helper ATPase IstB, which translates into the protein MPATRAPARDVTSELAFLTRALKAPTLREAVERLAERARAESWTHEEFLAACLQREVAARETHGGEGRIRAARFPARKSLEDFDFEHARGLARDQIAHLGTLDFVTARENVVFLGPPGTGKTHLATGIAIRACQAGHRVLFATASQWVDRLATAHHDGRLQDELRRLGRYPLLVIDEVGYIPFEPEAANLFFQLVSARYERASLIVTSNKPFGRWGEVFGDDTVAAAMIDRLVHHADVIALKGDSYRLKNRDLGRPPAASTD
- a CDS encoding IS3 family transposase, producing the protein MTFRLVRELAEDGVSVAVACRVLKVSRSGYWQVRPPSARSLADAELTATIVAVHQMSRCTYGAPRVHAELRLGLGLASGRKRVARLMRSAGLAGVCHRRKRRGQRPLPAPHEDLVRRRFTADSPDRLWCTDITEHPTNTGKVYCAAVLDVFTRKVVGWSIADHMRSELVVDALQMAIWTRQPAPGVIVHADRGAHTSWIFGHRLRSAGLLGSMGRVASSVDNTMMESFWSTMQRELLDRRTWASREELAAAIFEWIEGFYNPHRRHSGLGYRSPNDFEDLHTVNDG